One segment of Anastrepha obliqua isolate idAnaObli1 chromosome 3, idAnaObli1_1.0, whole genome shotgun sequence DNA contains the following:
- the LOC129242550 gene encoding uncharacterized protein LOC129242550 — MKMDDVVSEYEEDVEALCSYVSLRKVIPFDVRYWRYSAGSGEGDNYMSVVKRIEVSTHGFDSGMEMHKGAQYFSFIVKRQILSQSRRILFRCDEAFCNEINAYTHVVPVLEKYFVNGDTVFPQCYYAGTDKKGELIALEDLTKLGYRMPNRLVPFDLHHCEIVMRELAKLHATSIAAKHLDDSDFRERYCKVNEIVYCREAENFYGNLLTSSIEESLKSLRESNIDGSLSEPIYHIEQLKTELYQKIMHMINNASDCVSVMCHGDLYVNNIMFKSCNEENDTYYAPKEVKFFDLQAMRYTSFIFDILHFMFTSTKRELRDAHTNRLLETYRSALHNRLEKLLSSREHLASIRRTFSLANIMKEFSTHALYGLAVSMWVLPAITFDPNNIPNLDAISEAVPKANEIKVTQKLTEEYHSRIKDLALEFHENGYFGPWLEK, encoded by the exons ATGAAAATGGATGATGTCGTGAGTGAGTACGAAGAGGATGTGGAAGCTTTGTGCAGTTATGTATCTTTGAGAAAAGTGATACCATTCGATGTAAGATACTGGCGATATTCGGCAGGCAGCGGTGAAGGAGACAACTACATGTCGGTAGTAAAACGCATAGAAGTAAGCACCCACGGATTTGACAGCGGGATGGAGATGCACAAAG GtgcacaatattttagttttatagttAAAAGGCAAATTTTAAGCCAATCACGTCGTATTCTTTTTCGCTGCGATGAAGCATTTTGCAATGAAATAAACGCCTATACGCACGTGGTACCAGTTCTAGAAAAATATTTCGTCAACGGAGATACAGTATTTCCGCAATGCTACTATGCCGGCACAGATAAAAAAGGCGAGCTAATTGCACTGGAGGATTTGACAAAGCTCGGTTATCGCATGCCCAATCGTTTAGTGCCGTTCGATCTTCACCACTGTGAAATAGTGATGAGG GAACTGGCCAAGTTACATGCCACATCTATAGCGGCGAAACATTTGGATGATAGCGATTTTCGAGAGCGTTATTGTAAAGTAAACGAAATTGTGTATTGCCGAGAAGCGGAAAActtttatggaaatttactAACTTCTTCTATAGAGGAATCGTTAAAAAGTTTACGCGAATCCAACATCGATGGTAGTCTTTCGGAGCCGATTTATCATATAGAGCAACTAAAAACTGAATTGTATCAGAAAATTATGCACATGATTAATAATGCCAGCGATTGCGTCAGTGTGATGTGTCATGGTGACTTGTACGTCAATAATATCATGTTTAAGTCTTGTAATGAGGAGAACGATACGTACTATGCACCGAAGGAAGTGAAATTCTTTGATTTACAG GCAATGCGTTACACTTCGTTCATCTTTGATATACTTCATTTCATGTTTACCAGCACGAAACGTGAACTTCGTGATGCGCATACAAATCGCTTGCTGGAGACGTACCGCAGCGCACTGCATAACAGATTGGAAAAACTTTTGAGTTCGCGTGAACATTTAGCATCTATTCGTAGGACTTTTTCACTAGCGAATATCATGAAGGAGTTTTCCACGCATGCTCTCTACGGTTTAGCTGTTTCGATGTGGGTGTTGCCTGCGATAACATTCGATCCAAATAACATACCCAATTTAGATGCCATCAGTGAAGCTGTTCCAAAAGCCAACGAAATCAAGGTTACACAAAAGTTAACTGAAGAATATCATTCTAGAATTAAAGACCTTGCGTTGGAGTTTCATGAAAATGGATATTTCGGCCCTTGGCTAGAGAAGTAG
- the LOC129242548 gene encoding signal recognition particle subunit SRP68, protein MVEETPTIENVEKIEGDQASQPMEPTKVFTVEILHMVKDAQQQHGLRHGDYQRYRGYCTRRIRRLRKALKYPQGDKRHFKRRDVTLSQLTGKRADERFIHIPLISAERAWSYAMQLKQEANTEPRKRFHLINKLRKACFYALQLQELCNSEAFDARTKLECEAYVAWMHGSLHFELQQWGTALEHLKRAQVVYENLAKALPEDEQELYRAKVNEFTPNLRYCAYNIGGGGGTGKIDDLLELRAQGLLENLDVLVSQTKMESSEGLQTIEWRNRKVTVRPEKVRLFLLSIQEVDKSLEKASKIDSKIELIERILMDCKDAIQAVKEEIKQDPKLRSLTTGQTVSGVQYLLAYLSYIRHSRTLQRNMCLVEQAKSNFDDPNQKSQITGDGKRVRSQDLARLYEIILQNVTEMQQIQGMEEDTVYQEEIENLALTFKAFRCYYIALTLIDMKKWKEAVALYERSSKYANEALVGKVSGEFKLADDLKKLVSTIDGCKFSAHAYSVLENDTSDDAIFTSKSQKSTKPLYERLSQYKEDQSLHTKTPNVFKVTPEMEAIPCKPLFFDLAIGHIELPPLDDKLHSPGNKGGASISGFVKGFLGWGGNK, encoded by the exons ATGGTCGAGGAAACTCCTACTatcgaaaatgttgagaaaattgAAGGGGATCAAGCTTCGCAGCCGATGGAGCCCACCAAAGTCTTCACTGTAGAAA TACTTCATATGGTGAAGGACGCTCAGCAGCAGCACGGTTTACGACATGGTGATTACCAACGATACCGTGGCTATTGTACTCGTCGCATTCGTCGTCTCAGAAAAGCTTTAAAATATCCACAGGGCGACAAACGTCATTTCAAACGCCGAGATGTAACATTGTCCCAACTGACTGGAAAACGTGCAGATGAACGTTTCATACATATACCGTTGATAAGTGCAGAACGTGCCTGGTCTTATGCCATGCAGCTAAAACAAGAAGCCAATACAGAGCCAAGGAAACGTTTTCATTTGATTAATAAACTTCGCAAGGCTTGCTTTTATGCTTTGCAACTGCAAGAGCTGTGCaat tcTGAAGCATTTGATGCACGTACTAAACTAGAATGTGAAGCTTATGTTGCCTGGATGCACGGCTCACTACACTTTGAACTACAACAATGGGGTACTGCATTGGAGCATCTAAAACGCGCACAGGTCGTTTATGAAAATCTTGCCAAAGCATTACCTGAAGACGAACAAGAACTATATCGTGCCAAAGTAAACGAATTTACGCCCAACTTACGTTATTGCGCCTATAATATTGGTGGCGGTGGTGGCACAGGCAAGATTGATGATTTGCTGGAATTACGTGCGCAAGGATTACTAGAGAATCTTGATGTGCTAGTTAGTCAAACAAAAATGGAGAGCAGTGAGGGATTGCAAACAATTGAATGGCGGAACCGTAAGGTTACTGTACGTCCCGAAAAAGTGCGTCTATTCTTGCTTAGTATACAAGAAGTGGATAAATCGCTGGAGAAAGCATCGAAAATAGATTCAAAGATTGAGTTGATTGAACGCATTTTGATGGATTGCAAGGATGCTATACAGGCAGTAAAGGAGGAAATAAAGCAAGATCCAAAATTGCGATCTCTTACTACAGGTCAGACTGTGAGTGGTGTACAATATTTGCTGGCCTATTTGTCTTATATACGGCATAGCCGTACTTTGCAACGAAATATGTGCCTTGTAGAGCAG GCTAAATCAAATTTCGACGATCCTAATCAAAAGTCACAAATTACTGGTGATGGTAAGCGTGTTCGCTCTCAAGATCTGGCCCGCTTGTATGAgattattttgcaaaatgttACGGAAATGCAGCAAATACAAGGAATGGAAGAAGATACCGTTTACcaagaagaaattgaaaatttggcaCTCACATTTAAGGCATTCCGTTGTTATTACATTGCATTAACCCTGATTGATATGAAGAAGTGGAAAGAAGCAGTTGCTCTTTATGAACGTTCGTCCAAATATGCCAATGAAGCATTAGTTGGCAAAGTGAGCGGCGAATTCAAATTAGCCGACGATTTGAAAAAACTTGTATCGACCATAGACGGCTGCAAATTTTCTGCGCACGCCTACAGTGTGCTGGAGAATGATACCTCCGATGACGCTATTTTCACCTCAAAGTCACAAAAATCAACGAAACCCTTATATGAACGTCTGTCACAATACAAGGAGGACCAATCGCTTCATACCAAAACGCCAAACGTATTCAAGGTGACTCCCGAAATGGAGGCAATACCGTGCAAGCCGCTCTTCTTCGATTTGGCCATCGGACATATTGAACTACCACCTTTAGACGATAAACTGCATTCGCCAGGCAACAAGGGTGGTGCATCGATTTCTGGATTTGTTAAAGGATTTTTGGGCTGGGGTGGAAATAAATAA
- the LOC129242547 gene encoding protein Pixie: MSRRKENEETDKQTRIAIVSDDKCKPKRCRQECKKSCPVVRMGKLCIEVTPTSKIASLSEELCIGCGICVKKCPFEAITIINIPSNLEKHTTHRYGKNSFKLHRLPIPRPGEVLGLVGQNGIGKSTALKILAGKQKPNLGRYSDPPDWTEILAYFRGSELQNYFTKILEDNLKALVKPQYVDQIPKAVRGAVAELLDKKDERENQQEICRMLDLLHIRDRDIAQLSGGELQRFAIAMVCIQDGDIFMFDEPSSYLDVKQRLNAALTIRYLLHPTKFIIVVEHDLSVLDYLSDFICCLYGVPGVYGVVTMPFSVREGINIFLDGFVPTENMRFRTESLTFKVSESATEEEIKRMNHYIYPAMKKTLGKFELTVEQGHFSDSEILVLLGENGTGKTTFIRMLAGNLQPDDEVDLPVLNISYKPQKISPKFQNLVRHLLHDKIRDAYVHPQFIADVMKPMKIEEIMDQEVQNLSGGELQRVALVLCLGKPADVYLIDEPSAYLDSEQRLVAAKVIKRFILHAKRTGFVVEHDFIMATYLADRVIVLEGQPSVKTTAFSPQSLLNGMNRFLELLGITFRRDPNNFRPRINKNNSVKDTEQKRSGQFFFLEDDAGN, translated from the exons ATGTCGCGCAGAAAGGAGAATGAGGAGACGGATAAACAGACGCGTATTGCCATAGTCAGCGATGATAAGTGTAAACCAAAGCGTTGCCGACAGGAGTGCAAGAAATCATGCCCCGTTGTGCGCATGGGAAAGCTTTGCATTGAAGTAACGCCCACATCCAAAATCGCTTCACTTTCAGAAGAACTTTGCATTGGTTGTGGTATCTGCGTTAAG aaaTGTCCATTCGAGGCTATTACCATTATTAACATACCCAGTAATTTGGAGAAGCACACCACCCATCGATATggcaaaaattcatttaaacttCATCGCCTTCCAATTCCACGACCTGGTGAAGTGCTTGGATTGGTTGGCCAGAACGGTATTGGCAAGTCGACGGCATTAAAAATTCTCGCCGGCAAACAAAAGCCGAACTTGGGAAGATACAGTGATCCCCCAGATTGGACCGAAATTTTGGCTTACTTCCGTGGTTCTGAGTTGCAGaattattttaccaaaatattaGAGGACAATTTGAAAGCGCTCGTAAAACCACAATACGTTGATCAGATTCCAAAAGCCGTGCGTGGTGCAGTTGCTGAACTGCTCGATAAAAAAGACGAACGCGAGAACCAGCAAGAAATTTGCAGAATGCTAGACCTGCTGCACATACGTGATCGCGACATTGCGCAATTATCTGGTGGTGAATTACAGCGTTTTGCTATCGCCATGGTATGCATTCAGGATGGTGACATATTCATGTTTGATGAACCATCATCTTACTTGGACGTAAAACAGCGTCTAAATGCTGCTTTAACTATACGATATTTGCTGCACCCAACAAa gTTTATTATCGTTGTGGAACACGATTTGTCAGTTTTGGATTATCTCTCCGACTTCATTTGTTGTCTGTACGGTGTGCCAGGTGTTTACGGTGTAGTTACAATGCCTTTCTCGGTGCGTGAAggaattaatatatttcttgatGGTTTTGTGCCAACCGAAAACATGCGTTTCCGCACTGAATCACTAACCTTTAAG GTTTCTGAATCGGCTACTGAAGAGGAAATTAAACGCATGAATCACTATATATATCCCGCCATGAAGAAGACACTGGGCAAATTTGAATTAACTGTGGAACAGGGTCATTTCAGCGATTCTGAAATTCTCGTACTCTTGGGTGAAAATGGTACCGGAAAAACGACCTTCATTAGAATGCTGGCTGGAAATTTGCAACCAGACGACGAAGTAGACCTGCCAGTGTTAAATATATCGTACAAACCCCAGAAAATTTCACCCAAGTTCCAAAACTTGGTACGTCATCTGCTGCATGATAAAATTCGTGACGCGTATGTGCATCCACAATTCATTGCCGACGTTATGAAACCTATGAAAATCGAGGAAATTATGGATCAAGAGGTTCAAAATTTGTCTGGTGGTGAATTGCAAAGAGTCGCCTTGGTATTGTGTTTGGGTAAGCCAGCCGACGTATATTTAATCGACGAACCTTCAGCTTATCTCGATTCTGAACAACGTTTGGTTGCGGCTAAGGTCATAAAAAG ATTTATTCTACATGCGAAACGTACCGGTTTCGTCGTAGAGCACGATTTCATCATGGCTACTTACCTGGCAGATCGCGTCATTGTACTCGAAGGTCAACCCTCAGTAAAAACCACGGCTTTCTCTCCGCAATCGTTATTGAACGGCATGAATCGTTTCCTGGAACTATTAGGGATCACCTTCCGCAGAGATCCCAACAACTTCAGGCCACgtattaacaaaaataactcAGTTAAG GACACTGAGCAGAAACGTTCTGGACAATTCTTCTTCTTGGAGGATGATGCGGGCAATTAA
- the LOC129242549 gene encoding myotubularin-related protein 9 has protein sequence MEFADLIKTPKLDGVFLHDHLHATVEGTLCITGHHLLLSARQENSQELWLLHKNIDCVEKKPYMVQNMVMGGIITLKCKDLRIISLEIKYAKEYFNVAASLESLSALHDPELEYPFFYRPMYTILEDGFTMFRPELEFAKLISGTACNLLNGNENGSGGGTIPGAVGGCEWRITTVNKDFSVCPSYGTILVVPKSITDEQIIQSAAFRDGGRFPVLSFRHENGATLMRSAQPLSIQGIKRCRADEAILNVVLGRSKKGFIVDTWGKGKSNTETDQHYSQWKKVNRAIGNVSTPSAILDSFAKLIEACNDINCSPDKWLSRLEASGWLSLVLNSLNAACVVAQCLDQEGSPVLVHGSKGLDSALIVTSLVQIILNPDCRTVRGIQALIEREWIQAGHPFASRHRYACYTPAQNRPKNSGASFVLFLDCIYQLYTQFPCSFEFSSQILILLYEHSYFSQYGTFLCDSERERHELGVHTRTTSLWSYLNRPDVLKNMLNPLYEPNPSVIWPSVAPISLELWSELYLRWTIEQKNSTQTMQQIQELVTREKESRANAIRLRKQAADLSHEMEELIMAD, from the exons ATGGAATTCGCGGATCTCATTAAAACGCCAAAGTTAGATGGAGTATTTCTACACGATCATCTGCATGCAACAGTTGAAGGGACACTGTGCATTACAGGCCATCACCTGCTGTTGAGCGCGCGACAGGAGAATAGCCAAGAGCTATGG TTGCTGCACAAGAACATCGATTGCGTGGAGAAAAAACCATATATGGTTCAAAATATGGTGATGGGCGGCATCATTACGTTAAAATGCAAAGATTTACGCATCATTTCATTGGAGATTAAATATGCTAAGGAATACTTTAACGTAGCAGCGTCATTGGAGTCGCTCAGTGCGCTACACGACCCTGAGCTAGAATATCCGTTTTTCTATCGGCCAATGTATACTATACTTGAAGATGGATTTACCATGTTTCG ACCCGAACTAGAGTTTGCGAAACTAATTTCCGGTACTGCCTGTAATCTACTAAACGGTAATGAAAACGGCAGTGGTGGTGGCACAATACCTGGCGCTGTTGGTGGCTGTGAATGGCGCATTACGACAGTTAACAAAGACTTCAGTGTATGCCCATCATATGGCACAATACTTGTTGTGCCCAAATCTATTACAGACGAACAGATTATACAATCGGCTGCGTTTAGGGATGGTGGCCGATTTCCGGTACTAAGCTTCAGGCATGAAAATGGG GCCACCCTGATGCGCAGCGCGCAACCACTCTCCATACAAGGTATTAAACGTTGCCGGGCCGATGAAGCAATACTTAACGTTGTGTTGGGACGCAGTAAAAAAGGCTTTATAGTCGATACTTGGGGAAAAGGCAAATCGAACACCGAAACCGACCAACACTATTCGCAATGGAAGAAAGTGAATCGTGCCATTGGCAATGTTTCAACTCCTTCGGCGATTTTGGATAGTTTTGCCAAACTTATTGAAG CCTGCAATGATATAAACTGTTCGCCTGACAAATGGCTATCGCGGTTAGAAGCAAGTGGTTGGCTAAGCCTTGTATTGAATTCACTGAATGCCGCATGCGTAGTGGCACAATGCCTAGATCAGGAAGGTAGTCCGGTGCTGGTGCATGGTTCTAAAGGTTTGGACTCCGCGCTGATTGTGACATCGCTAGTGCAAATTATACTTAATCCTGATTGTCGTACCGTACGCGG AATACAAGCATTAATTGAACGTGAGTGGATACAGGCAGGTCATCCGTTTGCGTCGCGTCATCGTTATGCCTGTTATACCCCGGCGCAGAATCGTCCCAAGAACTCCGGTGCCTCATTTGTGCTATTCCTAGACTGTATTTATCAACTTTATACACAATTTCCATGCAGTTTTGAATTTAGCtcgcaaattttaatcttaCTGTATGAACACAGTTATTTTTCCCAATACGGCACATTTTTGTGCGACTCCGAACGCGAGCGTCACGAGCTGGGCGTGCATACGCGTACCACGAGCCTCTGGTCTTACCTAAATCGACCAGATGTGCTGAAGAATATGTTGAACCCATTGTACGAGCCGAATCCAAGTGTTATTTGGCCGAGCGTGGCGCCGATCTCATTAGAACTCTGGAGTG AACTGTATCTGCGCTGGACCATTGAACAAAAGAATAGCACACAAACTATGCAACAAATACAAGAACTGGTCACACGGGAAAAGGAATCGCGCGCGAAC GCTATAAGATTGCGTAAGCAAGCCGCAGACCTGAGCCATGAAATGGAGGAACTAATAATGGCTGATTGA